GAGGCGACCGTCGGCATGCGCGGGATTGAGTCTCTTGAGCCGCGCGGCGTCGGTGACGTGGCGGTCGGCAAGCGTGTCCAGGTCGCGGATGCCGTCGGGCACCGGGATCGCGGTCAGTGCCGGCACCTCCCGGTCCATCGCCGCCATCCAGGTTTCGCGCGTGCCGGCTTCCTTGATCAGGCACGACAGCGCATGCAGCTTGCGTACGTAGGTCTGGGTGATCTGCGGCACCGGCAAGGAATCGGGCGTCGCGTCGCGCGCCTCCTGTCCCGCACGCTTGAGAGCGTTGAATACCCGGTATTCGCCGGCGTTGTAGGCCATCACAGCCAGTCGCCAGTCCCCGGCCAGCATGCCGTGCAGGCTCTTGAGGTAGCGCACCGCAGCGCGGGTGGAATCGGCGGGCGACAGGCGGCCGTCATACCCCGGCCGGATCGGAATCTCGTGATTGCGCGCGGTCACCGCGATGAACTGCCAGAGCCCTGCGGGTCCCGATGGACTGCGGGCAGCGGGGCGATAGCCGCTTTCGACGAAGGGAATCAATGCGTACTCGGTCGGCAGGTGCTGGGCGCGGATCTCCTCGACCACATACGAAAACAGCGGCAGTACGTCGTTTCCGCCGGAGGCCAGCTGGCGTGGGACATGGCCGAACTGTGCGCGCCACCGCTCCGTCGCGGCGTCATTGCAATCGGGCTCCGAGAGCCCTTCGACGAACCGGCGGTAGACCTCCTGGCCATTGCGGGTGACCGGTGGTGTCGGCACTGCTGCGACAGTTGTGGTTGCCGGGACAAGGGCGGGGGCGGGGCCCGGGGTGGCGCCTGCGGCGGGGGTGTCTGCCGCATGCAGGATGGTCGTCGGCGCTACCAGCATCAGCAATGCTGCGGCCAGCCGGGTCATCGGACCCGCCCTCATGCGACGAAGCCGTCCTTCCAGCGCCGCAGCCCGGCGAACACGGCGACGCGGTCCTGCGCGTCGAACCCCCCATGCCGCGCGACCGCCTCGCGGACGGCAGCGGTGTGGGTACGCAGGAAAGGATTGGCGTCGAGTTCGCTCGCAAGAGCGACGGGCAGGGTAGGGCGCGAGGCGCTGCGCATGTCGAGAATCTCCTGTTCGCGGCGCCGGAGCGCTGCGTTGTCCGGGTCCACCGTCCGCGCGAAGGCGGCGTTGGCGCGGCTGTACTCATGGCCGCAGCAGACCAGTGTATCGGGTGGCAGGGCCGCGAGGCGGTCCAGCGAAGCCAGCATCTGGGCCGGCGTACCTTCGAACATACGCCCACAGCCGAGGCTGAACAGGGTGTCCCCGCTGAACAGATGACCGTGCCCGTGAAACGCGATGTGGCTGCGGGTATGCCCGGGGACCTCGATCACTTCGAAGCGCCAGTCGCCCACCGGAACGGTGCTTGCGGCCCCGATCCGCGCGGTGGCGTGGGGAATCCGTGGATCGTCGGGGGCGTACACGGGAAGGCCGGGCCAGCGCGCCAACAGGGCGGGCACGCCGCCGATATGGTCGGCGTGGTGGTGGGTCAGCAGCACGGCCAGCGGCGTCAGGCCCGCATCGGCGGCGCCCAGCACCGGCCCCGCGTCCCCCGGGTCCACGATGACAGCCCGGCCCGAGTCGTCGGCCAGGGTCCAGATGTAGTTGTCGTCGAAGGCGGGCAGCGGCTGCACTCGCATCGTTACGGACTCCGTGATCGGCGTGGCGCGGCGCAGAGGACTGCGGGACAGGGCGGAGCGCCAGCGCGTTCGCGACCCGGGTTGGGCTCGCGTGTCCGCCCGCAGCGCCGGTGAGACCGCGGCGCCGGGGTCGCGCAGGTCCCGGAGCCCTTACAATCGGGACCATGCCCGTGATCACTCCGGCCGGTCAACCCGGCAGCGCCAGCAACTGGTTCGAAACGGCGGCCGGCCGCGCGGTGCTCGACAGCGAACGCGTGCTGGTCAGCGAGGTCCTGGCATCGCACCCGGGCCTGCCCTGGCTGTGGCTCGCGCCGGCGGCCCCGGCGACGTCGGCATCCGGACGCGGGCTGTGCCTGGTCCGCGGCGGCGACACCCTGCGTGGCGCGGTCCGGTGCGGCACGCCGCTGCCGCTGCCCAGCGAAGCGTTCGGCGCCGTGGTGCTGCAGCACGTGATCGGCGGACGCGAGGACGGGCTGGGCCTGCTCGAGGAGGCCGCGCGCGTCCTGTCGCCCGGGGGCCGTCTGTGGCTGCTGGTGCTCAACCCGCTGACCCCGTACCGCTGGCGCTGGCGCGGCACCGGCATCGCCAGCGCCGAGCCCTTGACCTGGAGACGGCGGATGCGTGAAGCGGGCCTCGCGCCGGATGCGGTGTCGAGCGGACTCGGCCCGAGTTGGCGGATCGAGCCGGTGAGCGGGGTCCAGAACGGCCCGGGTCTACGGGCCGCTTATGCCCTGTGCGGGCAGAAACGTCATCTGCCCCTGACACCCACGCGCAGTCTGCGCCCGCTCGCCCTGCCAGCTGGCGCGGCAGCTGGCTGATACCCATATTCCGGAAACAGTGATGAAGTCGATCGAGATCTATACCGATGGCGCATGCCTCGGCAACCCGGGCCCTGGCGGCTGGGGGGCCCTGTTGCGCTACAAGAACATCGAGCGCGAGCTCTCGGGCGGCGAGCCGCTGACCACCAACAACCGCATGGAACTGATGGGCGCGATCGCCGCGCTGGAAGCGCTGAGCGAGCCGTGCGAGATCGTGCTGCACACCGATTCCCAGTACGTGCGCCAGGGCATCACCGAATGGCTGCGCAACTGGGTGCGGCGCGGCTGGAAGACGGCCGGCGGCGGCGCGGTCAAGAACCAGGATCTGTGGCAGCGCCTGCAGATCGCCTGCGAGCGCCACCGGATCGACTGGCAGTGGGTGAAGGGTCACTCGGGGCATCCCGAGAACGAGCGCGTCGACGCGCTCGCCAGCGCCGCCGCGCGCGCCCAGCGCACCGCAGCGGCCTGATGGAGACACCGATGCGCCAGATCGTCCTCGATACCGAAACCACCGGCCTGGAGTGGAAGAAGGGCAACCGCGTCGTCGAGATCGGTTGCGTGGAGCTGGTCGAGCGTCGGCCGACCGGCCGCACCTATCACCAGTACATCAAGCCGGACCGCGATTTCGAGCAGGGCGCGGCCGAGGTGACCGGACTGAGCCTGGAATTCCTGGCCGACAAGCCGGTTTTCGCCGAGATCGCAGACGCCTTCCTCGAGTTCATCGACGGCGCGGAGCTGGTGATCCACAACGCTGCCTTCGACGTGGGCTTCCTCGACAACGAGCTCGCGCTGCTCGGCCCGGCCTACGGCAGCCTGCGGCAGCGGGTGACGGTGGAAGACTCCCTGCTGCTTGCCCGCCAGCGCTATCCGGGCCAGCGCAATTCGCTCGACGCGCTGTGCAAGCGGCTGGGCGTCGACAACGCACACCGCCAGCTGCATGGCGCGCTGCTCGATGCGCAGCTGCTGGCCGAGGTTTATCTGGCCCTGACCGCGGGCCAGCACGAGATCGGCTTCGGCAGCGGGTCCGAGCCCGAGCCCGATACGCACCACGTGGTGCTGGCCCGGCCGATGGGCGCGCGTCCGCCGCTACGTGTTCCGGCCGACGATCTCGCCGCGCACGCGGCGCGGGTCGAGGCGATCCGCAGGAAAGCGGGCGTCAGCCTGTGGGCGCCTGCGCCTGCGCCCGCGGCCGAGACCGAGGCCGCCTGAGGCAAAAGCGCCGGCCCTCAGTGCCGGCGGATCAGGATCACCGTGACGTTGTCGGAACCGCCGCCATCAAGTGCGGCGGCGACCAGTCCGTCCACGCATTCCTGCGCGCTGCACTCGGCGTGCGCCAGGACTCGCGAGATGCCCCGGTCGTCGACCTCCTCGGTGAGGCCGTCGCTGCACAGCAGAAGCTGCGTGCCGGGGTTCAGTTCGCCCGACAGCGTCTCCACGTTGAGCATCTGCGGATCGGTGACCCCCAGGGCCTGGGTGACCACGTTGCGATGGGGGTGGCTGCGCGCCTGATCGACGGTGATCGCACCCTGCGCGATGAGCTCCTGCACGTAGCTGTGATCCTGCGAGAGCTGGGTGAGCTTGCCGTCCCGCCACAGATAGACGCGGCTGTCACCGACCCACGCCACCTCGAAACGATTGCCGGTCACGCGGGCGGCGACCACCGTCGTGCCCATCGGCAGGCTGTCGCCACGCCGGCGCGACGCGCGGATGATCTCCTCGTCGGCGATGCGGATCGCCTGGGACAGGGAAGTGCCCTGGCGGATTTCGCGGACGATGGTCTCGCGCGCGAGCGCACTGGCGACTTCACCATATTCGTGTCCGCCCATGCCGTCGGCGACCAGCCAGAGCGCCAGCTCGCTGTCGCCGTAATAGGTGTCTTCGTTGAGATCCCGGCGCAGACCCGCGTGCGTCAGATGGCCGAACTCGATCATGCGTCGTCCCTGTACGGAAAAAGCTGGTGGAGGTCGCAGCGGCGGTACGGCCCGCCGGAGGCACGGCCGGTGCGACGCGAAAACGGGCGTCGCACGGGGGGGGCGGCCGGAAACGATGACGGCACATCCGATCACGTGACCACGGACTGCCGGCAGCATAGGCCAAGCGCGGCCGATGCGCTGCAGCGTCGCAGCGCTGCGACGCGTCCCGCTGGCCTTTGCCAAGAATCCGGCGCAAATGCCCGCCGATCTGCGCCCGAAACGCAAAACGCCCCTTGCGGGGCGCTGTGCGAATCTTGGCGGAGAGGGGGGGATTCGAACCCCCGAGGCGCTATAAACGCCTGCCTGATTTCGAGTCAGGTACATTCAACCGCTCTGCCACCTCTCCTGCGGTCCCGTGCGCCATGCGGCGTCCGGGGGCGCAATCATACGGGCGCGCCGTGCGGCCGACAAGCGCGGCGTTACACTGGACGGCCTGTCCGTGTCGCGGGTGCCGCCGATGTCCGAAATTTCAGTCCCTGTCTCCTATGGCGAGCTCCTGGACAAGATCTCGATCCTGCAGATCAAGTCCGAGCGGATGGAGGATCCGGTCAAGCTGGCCAACGTCCGCAACGAACTCTCCGCGCTGGAGCAGGCGTGGATGGCCCACCCCGCGGCCGGCCACGACATCGGCCGCCTGCGCGCCGAGCTCAAGGCCGTCAACGAGCGGCTGTGGGACATCGAGGACGCGGTGCGGGTCAAGGAGCGCGCCGGCGAGTTCGACGACGCCTTCGTGCAGCTCGCGCGCAGCGTGTACTTCGAGAACGACGAGCGTGCCCGCATCAAGAAGGCGATCAATCTGGCGCTGGGGTCGGCCTACGTCGAGGAAAAGTCCTATTCCGATTACCGCGGCGGGTCCGCCGCGTCCTGATTGCGCGTGGCCGGGCCCGCGCGACGCGCCTTGTGCTCGATGTATTCGTCCATGCGGCTGAGCAGTCTCCACCACTCGCTGCCGTCCTCGCGGAAGGTGCGCACGGCGCCGGCGCGCACCAGGATGCGGCGCAGCTCGTCGTCCTCGAAGCCGCCCAGGTGCTTGCGCAGCACTTCGAACGAACGGTCGGTGTAACCGCGATGGCCGAGGAAATGTCGGGCGGTGTCCTCGGCGGCGAACTCGGTCTTGTGTTCGGTGCGCAGGCGCTCGAGCTGCTGCGCGTGCAGCTGGCGGTTGAGCAGGAAGCTGACCCCGCCGCCGACGACCGCGCCGACGAGGGTGGCGAGCAGGCCGGCGAGCAGGGGATCCATCAACCCGTCTCCAGTTCAGCGCGCCGGCGTTCGAATGCGGCGATCGCGTCGTCCACCGTGACCAGGGACATCACATCGTCGAACTCGATCTTGGTGCCCCACTTGAGGTCCGCAGCCGGCTTGCCCAGATAGCGGCGCGCGGCATCGTCATAGCGGTCCACGCAGAAGCGGCGGTCCGAATACGGGCCGCTGCGCGCCGGATTGCTGGCCGCGTGCAGCCCCAGCACCTTGGTGCCCATCGCGTTGGCGATATGCATGGGCCCCGAATCCGGCGTGACCAGCAGCTGCGCGCGCGACAGCAAGGCCGGCAGCTGCTTGAGTGTGTCCTTGCCGACCAGATCGAGCGCCTCGTGGCGCATCGCCGCGAGGATCGCATCGGATGTCTGCCGTTCCAGCTCGCTGCGCCCTCCGCACAGCACCACGCGCCAGCCGGCGTCCGCGGCGTGGTCGGCGAGGGCGGCGTAACGATCGGGATACCAGTTGCGGCGCACGTGGCTCGAACACGGGGAGATCATCAGTACCGGGCGGCCATCGTCGGGCCACTGCGCGCGCGCCCAGTCGAACGCGTCCTGCGGAACCGGCATGTCCCAGACCACTTCGTTCTGGCGCAGTCCAAGCGGCTCGCAGAAGCTGCTGAGCGCATCGAGCACGTGGATGCCGGGGCGGTCGGGGATACGCTGGTTGATGAACAGGCCATGCAGATCCTTCGATCGCGCAGCATCGAAGCCGATCCGCTGCCGGGCCGGAATGAAGGCCGACAGCAGGTTCGCCCGCGCCGCGACCTGCATCTGCAGCAGGGCGTCGAACCGGCGCGCAGGCCCGAGGCGGGAGCGCAGCTCGCCGCGCACCGCGCGCATCCCGGCCAGTCCGCTCTTCTTGTCGTAGATCACGAAGTCCACGTCCGGCAGGCCGTCCAGCAGCCGGTGCTCTCCCTTGCCGATCACCCAGGTCAGCGCGACCTGGGGCCAGGCGGCCCGCAAGGTATGGATCAGCGGCAAGACATGGGTCACATCGCCGAGCGCGGACAGACGCAGCAGACAGATCGAGCGCGGCCCCCCGCGCGGCGACTCGACTGCGGCAGAGGGGGCGGAACCGGGCAGGGCAGTCGTCAAGGCTTGGTAGACTCGCTTCTATGAGCAGATTCGATCCCGCCGAGACTCTGACGCCGATTCCGGCCGGCGGCCGCGCGGGCGATCATGCGGGGGAATACGGCGCCATTCTGTTCGACGGCACGCAGCTGCGGCAAGCCGATCCGCGCTGGTTCGATCCTGCGCTGTGGGGCGAGCGGGCGCAGCGGGTCGACGGATCGGGACGCGGCGGCGCGTGGTTCATCGACGCCTCGCACGGCCCCTGTGTGCTGCGCCAGTACCTGCGCGGCGGCCTGGTGGGGCGCTTCAACCGCGAGCAGCACCTGTGGCGCGGGACCGGTCATGTGCGCAGCTTCGTCGAGTTCCGGCTGTTGCGCGAGCTGCTGCGGCGCGGCCTGCCGGTTCCGCAGCCGATCGCCGCGAGCTATCTGAGGCGCGGCCTGGGTTATCGGGCGTGGATCCTGATGGAGCGGCTGGCGGATGTGCGGTCGCTGGCCGATCACATGGCCGATTCGCCTGCTGATGCCCCGCTCGAGCAGACCGGGCGGCTGATCGCCCGGTTCCATCGGGTCGGCCTCGATCATGCCGATCTCAACGCCCACAACATTCTCTTCGACGGCGTCGGCAAGGGCTGGTTGATCGATTTCGACCGCGGGCGCCTGCGGATCCCCGAGACCCGTTGGCGCGAACGCAACCTCGCGAGGCTCAAGCGCTCGCTGCTGAAACTGCGCGGTGCCCGCGAAGTTTCCGCGGTGGAGGCGGATTTCGCGCGCCTGCGCCGGTCCTACGACGCGCTGTGGAGACGGGGCATCTGATGGTCGACCGGGAAGAGTGGGCCCTGCGTTTCCAGGGCGTCGGCAGTGCTTCCGCTGTCGCGTTGGGCTCGCCAATGGCCACGATCGAGCGCGATGGCGCACCGTGGCTGACGATCGACTGTGGCGCCGAAGGGCTGACCGCGTACCTGGGCCACTACGGCGAGGCGCCGCGCGCGCTGTTCGTCACCCACGTGCACCTCGACCATGTAGCAGGCTTCGAACGACTGTTCGTCGACGGATATTTCGATCCCGCGCGTCGCGGCCGCACCCCTGTCTACGTGCCCGCGTCGGTGGTGCCGCTGCTGCACCGGCGGGTCGGCGATTATCCGAACGTGCTGGCCGAAGGCGGCGCCAACTTCTGGGACGCATTCCGGCTGATCCCGGTCGGGGAGGCGTTCTGGCACGACGGCGTCCGCCTGGAGGTGTTCCCGGTGCGCCACCACTGGCCCGAGACCGCCTACGGCCTGCGCCTGCCGGGAAGCCTGACCTGGAGCGGCGATACACGCCCGATCCCGGAAATGCTTGCGCGTTTCGCCGATCGCAGCGAACTCATCGCGCACGACTGCGGCCTGCTCGGCAATCCCTCGCACAGCGGCATCGACGACCTCGAGCGCGAGTACGCGCCGGAGCTGCTCGCGCGCTGCGTGCTCTATCACTATGCGTCGGCGGCCGATGGCGAGGCGCTGGAGGCGCGCGGCCATCGCATCGCCCGGCCCGGCGCGCGTTTCGCGCTGTCTGCACCGCTGGTGCCGCAGCATCCGGCCCGATGAGCGCGCTCCCCCATCTGCCGCAGGCGCCACTCGATCGCCTGGGTCGGCCGCTCCACGATCTGCGCCTGTCGGTCATCGAAGCCTGCAACTTCCGCTGCGGCTACTGCATGCCGGCCGATCGCGTGCCCGACGACTACGGCTACGACCGCGCCGCTCGCCTGTCCTTCGACGAGATCGAAACGCTGGTGCGCGGCTTCGCCCGTCTCGGCATGCACAAGCTGCGCCTGACCGGCGGCGAGCCGCTGCTGCGAAAAGGGCTGCCGACGCTCGTCGAGCGCCTGGCGAAAATCCCGGGCATCGAGGATCTGGCGATGACCACCAACGCATCGCTGCTCGCGCGGCATGCGCAGGCGCTGCGGGATGCCGGTCTGCAGCGCCTGACGATCAGTCTCGATGCGCTCGATCCGGCGCTGTTCCGCGAACTGTCGGGCCGGCGCGGCGAGATCGACGACGTGCTCGATGGCGTCGCCGCCGCCGAGCGGGCCGGATTCGGCTCGATCAAGTTCAACTGCGTCGTGCAGCGCGGCGTCAACGACCACGAGGTCGAGCGCATGGCGGAGCACTTCCGCAACAGCGGTCACGTGCTGCGCTTCATCGAATACATGGATGTCGGTACCTGCAACGGCTGGGACCGTGCGCGGGTGGTGCCGTCGCGCGAACTGCATGCACGTATCCACGCGAGGTGGCCGCTGCGCGCACTGGACGCGAACTATCGCGGCGAAGTGGCGCAGCGCCACGCCTATGCCGACGGCGCTGGCGAGATCGGCTTCATCAGTTCGGTGACCGCGCCGTTCTGCGGCGATTGCCAGCGCGCCCGCGTATCCGCCGACGGCAGCCTGTATACCTGCCTGTTCTCGGGCGACGGGCAACCGATGCGCGGTTGGCTGGCCGAGGGCGAGGGCGCCTTCGCAGCGCGGCTGTCGGAGGCGTGGTCGCGTCGCACGGATCGTTACAGCGAGTTGCGCGGCAGCGCGCGCGGGTCGCGCAAGCCGGTCGAGATGTTTCTGGTCGGGGGCTGAGCCCGGCGCGCCGCCACGTGTCTCCCACGCAGCCTTGCTTCACCCTCGGCGCGCTACTCCGCCGAAAGAAAGCCCGATCGCCGAAGCTTTGCGCGGGACGGCGCTCTGGCTGACGGCCTCGCCGGAAGCGCACTGTCGGCAGGGCTTGTTGCAGCGTCCGGCGTGTCCCCGGGCGGGCGCGGTGTGTGCGCCGCGTCGCAGCCGGCGTCGTCTACGTCCTTCCGCAGCCACGCATGCTGGCAGTGTTGCGCGCGCCTGATGAAGCGGTTCGTGGCGGGATCTCCAGGGGGCGTCTGCTGTCGCGCCTTGGCGCATCAAGGGACGGCCGACAGCGGGGCCGGTACCATCTGGGCCTCCGCATTCGAGGCGCAGGCGCATGGCCCGCAGCACAACACCAGCGCGCACCGCGCTCACCCACATCGATGCCGAAGGACGCCCGACGATGGTCGACGTGTCCGGCAAGGCCACCACGGCGCGCGCCGCGAGCGCCGAGTGCCGGGTGCGGTTTCCGGCGGACATCGCCGCGCAGCTGCACGCCAATGGTCTGCGCAGCGCCAAGGGCGGCATCGTCGATACCGCGATCATCGCCGGCACGATGGCGGTCAAGCGCACCCACGAGCTGATTCCGTTCTGTCATCCGCTGCCGATCGATGGCGTGCGCATCGCGATCGACTGGCATGGCGAACGCGAATTGCGCATCGAATGCACCGTCAGGACGACGCATCGCACCGGCGTGGAGATGGAGGCGCTGACCGGCGCCACGATCGCCGCGCTGACGATCTACGACATGTGCAAGGCGCTTTCGCACGCGATCGTGCTCGGCCCGGCGAAGCTGGTGGGTAAACGCGGCGGCAAGCGCGATGTGGGCACGGTAGCGGGAGAGACGCGATGACCGAGGTACGCCTGCTGTACTTCGCCAGCCTGCGCGACGCCGCCGGACAGGGCGAGGAAGCCTGGTCCACCGACGCGCCCGACCTGCGTGCGCTCTATGCCGAACTGCAGGCGCGTCACGGCTTTCCGCTGTCGGTCGAACAGCTGCGCGTGGCGGTCGACGGCACCTTCGCGCGCTGGAGCGACGCGGTGCGTAGCGGCAGCGAGATCGCCTTCATTCCCCCGGTCAGCGGAGGCTGAAATGGACGAGCGTGATTTCTGGCTGGCTGATGCGCCGGTCGACCTGGCACTCCTGCGTCGTCGCGTGGAACACGAACGCGCGGGCGCGTTCGCAAGCTTCGAGGGCTGGGTACGCAACCACAACGAGGGCCGGCCCGTGCTGGGCCTGCGTTACGAGTCCTATGTCGCGCTGGCGCAAGCAGAGGGCGCGAAAGTCGTGGCCGAGGCCCGCGAGCGTTTCGCGCTGTGCGCTGCGGTGTGCGTGCACCGGATCGGCGATCTGGCGATCGGCGACATGGCGGTGTGGGTCGGCGTGAGCGCGCCGCACCGTGGCGCCGCCTTCGATGCCTGCCGCTACATCATCGACGAGATCAAGGATCGCGTGCCGATCTGGAAGCACGAGCGCTATGCCGATGGCGACGCGGGCTGGCTGCATCCCGAGCCGGTGCGGGGCGATCGGGCATGACGCGCGGCGCGCTGTTGGCCTTCGTGCTCGCCGCGCTGACGACGGGCGCGCAGGCGCAGCCCAGCCTGCTGGTGGGCAACAAATCCGCAGACACGGTCTGGGCCCTGGACCGGGCAAGCGGTGCGCGCATTGCCGAATACGCAACAGGGCCCGCGCCGCACGAGATCGCGGTGTCTGCCGATGGTCGATCCGCCGTGGTGACGACTTACGGCCACAAGAGCGCAAGCCACAGTCTGGCGGTGATCGATCTCGTCAGCGGCAGCACACGCACCATCGATCTCGGTGCTCACGGGCGCCCGCACGGGCTGCAATTGCTCGCCGACGGCACCGCGCTGGTCACCACCGAGGCCAGCGGGGCGCTGCTGCGCGTGGATGTAGGGCAGGGTGAGGTGATCGGTGTCGCCGATGTCGGCGAAGGCCTGGGCCACATGGTCGCGGTCTCCCGCGATGGCGCAGCGGCCTACGTCAGCAAGATCCGTGCGGGCACGGTGGTGCGGTTGGACCTGGCATCGATGCGCGCGACCACGGAGCGACGCGCGGGCGCCGGCGCCGAGGGCATCGCCGTGGCGCCCGATGGGCGCGTGTGGGTGACCAACCGCGCGGACGACACGGTGACCGTGCACCATCCCGACTCGCTGGAGTTGCTCGCCACGCTGCCGAGCAGTGGCTTCCCGATCCGCGTCGTGTTCACGCCGGATGGCCGCCATGCACTGGTCACCAATGCGACTGCGGCGACGTTGTCGGTGTTCGATGCCGCGACGCATGCCGCGGTGGCGACGGTCGCGCTCGCGCCACCGGACGCGGCGCTGCAGGACACCTTGCTCGGCAGCGGGCCTTTGCCGATCGGGGCGGTCGTCGATCCGCTGCAGCCGCGCGCCTATGTCGCGATCAGCGGCGCGGACCGGATTGCCGTCATCGATACCCGCGACTGGCGCGTACTCGCGTACTGGACGACAGGGCGCGAGCCGGATGCCCTGGCCGTCGTGCCCGGAGAGTCTCCGCGTGATCCGTGAGTTCGCGCTCTTCGCTGCGACGGTGCTGCTGACGGCGTGCGCGTCCTCGCCGCCGCCAGCGGTACTGCCGTCGCCCGCTCCACAGGGCGCTGTCGGTGCGTCGCTGATCCAGCCGGCCAGCGGGAGCCGGCGCATGGACCTCGCGCGCAATCGGCGCTTCATCCATCCCAACCTCGAGACGTCGACCTTGCCGGCTTATCCGGCGGACTTGCTGGCGTTGCGACTCGCGCCGGTGGTGGTCTGCGTCGATGCGGTGATCGATGTCGCCGGAATGGTGTCCGCCGCGAAGGTGCGCAGGGATGACGACTGCGCGCCGCCGGTCGGTCTCGATACCGCCGCCTTCGAAGCCTCGGCGCTGCAGGCGGTGCGCAGCTGGAGCTACGCGCCGGCGCTGTTATGCGAGGCGCCGCCGGACTTCGACGGCGACGACGCCTGTCAGGCGGACGACGCGGTGGAGACGCCAACCGCGGTGCGCCTGTCCTATGCGTTCCGCTTCAGCCAGCAGGCGGGTGCGCCGCAGGTGGAGCGAGTGGGCGGGCGATGAGTCGCGGCCGATAGGCGCCGCGCCGCGGGCCTGCTAAACTCCGCGTCCCGCTGAACCGGTGGGGTCGGGCCGATGCCCGACGTGTGTCTCCATGGTGGCCCCGTCGGCCCCTCGCGACGCTAGATCGAAAATCCCGCCAGGGCCGGAAGGCAGCAACGGTATCGGTCGATGCGGGTGCCGAGGTCAGTCGGCGGGGCCATCACCTTGTCTGCAGCCGTACTGCCATCGCATGCCTGTGTCCGCAAGGGCGCGCGTGGCAGACGTCCCTGTGCACCCGGGAATCGGCGCCCGGCGACGCGTGCCGCAGATCAACATGCTTCGGGCGCCGGGTGAAACCGATCCTGCAGGCGGTTCGCCCGTTCCGGCACAGTTGGGCACCACCTGTCACCGGGCCAACATCTGCCAGCTGCTGCGCTGCGCGCCCGACGGGTACCCCGCTGCTCGGTTGGGCGCAGGCCCGATTTCCG
The genomic region above belongs to Luteimonas chenhongjianii and contains:
- a CDS encoding MBL fold metallo-hydrolase, with the protein product MVDREEWALRFQGVGSASAVALGSPMATIERDGAPWLTIDCGAEGLTAYLGHYGEAPRALFVTHVHLDHVAGFERLFVDGYFDPARRGRTPVYVPASVVPLLHRRVGDYPNVLAEGGANFWDAFRLIPVGEAFWHDGVRLEVFPVRHHWPETAYGLRLPGSLTWSGDTRPIPEMLARFADRSELIAHDCGLLGNPSHSGIDDLEREYAPELLARCVLYHYASAADGEALEARGHRIARPGARFALSAPLVPQHPAR
- the moaA gene encoding GTP 3',8-cyclase MoaA, with the protein product MSALPHLPQAPLDRLGRPLHDLRLSVIEACNFRCGYCMPADRVPDDYGYDRAARLSFDEIETLVRGFARLGMHKLRLTGGEPLLRKGLPTLVERLAKIPGIEDLAMTTNASLLARHAQALRDAGLQRLTISLDALDPALFRELSGRRGEIDDVLDGVAAAERAGFGSIKFNCVVQRGVNDHEVERMAEHFRNSGHVLRFIEYMDVGTCNGWDRARVVPSRELHARIHARWPLRALDANYRGEVAQRHAYADGAGEIGFISSVTAPFCGDCQRARVSADGSLYTCLFSGDGQPMRGWLAEGEGAFAARLSEAWSRRTDRYSELRGSARGSRKPVEMFLVGG
- the moaC gene encoding cyclic pyranopterin monophosphate synthase MoaC, with the translated sequence MARSTTPARTALTHIDAEGRPTMVDVSGKATTARAASAECRVRFPADIAAQLHANGLRSAKGGIVDTAIIAGTMAVKRTHELIPFCHPLPIDGVRIAIDWHGERELRIECTVRTTHRTGVEMEALTGATIAALTIYDMCKALSHAIVLGPAKLVGKRGGKRDVGTVAGETR
- a CDS encoding MoaD/ThiS family protein, giving the protein MTEVRLLYFASLRDAAGQGEEAWSTDAPDLRALYAELQARHGFPLSVEQLRVAVDGTFARWSDAVRSGSEIAFIPPVSGG
- a CDS encoding molybdenum cofactor biosynthesis protein MoaE — encoded protein: MDERDFWLADAPVDLALLRRRVEHERAGAFASFEGWVRNHNEGRPVLGLRYESYVALAQAEGAKVVAEARERFALCAAVCVHRIGDLAIGDMAVWVGVSAPHRGAAFDACRYIIDEIKDRVPIWKHERYADGDAGWLHPEPVRGDRA
- a CDS encoding gluconolaconase — protein: MTRGALLAFVLAALTTGAQAQPSLLVGNKSADTVWALDRASGARIAEYATGPAPHEIAVSADGRSAVVTTYGHKSASHSLAVIDLVSGSTRTIDLGAHGRPHGLQLLADGTALVTTEASGALLRVDVGQGEVIGVADVGEGLGHMVAVSRDGAAAYVSKIRAGTVVRLDLASMRATTERRAGAGAEGIAVAPDGRVWVTNRADDTVTVHHPDSLELLATLPSSGFPIRVVFTPDGRHALVTNATAATLSVFDAATHAAVATVALAPPDAALQDTLLGSGPLPIGAVVDPLQPRAYVAISGADRIAVIDTRDWRVLAYWTTGREPDALAVVPGESPRDP